One genomic region from Pseudoduganella lutea encodes:
- a CDS encoding RtcB family protein, with protein MIDSDYDTMDVKGGRPVKMWTHGVPVEPEAKEQLANTAKMPFIYKHIAVMPDVHLGKGSTIGSVIPTLGAVIPAAVGVDIGCGMMAAKTTLAASDLPDNLGPLRSAIEKAIPHGLSPKTRGFKGRDQGSWQDPPSAVDAAWMQLKDEFDVICAKTPKLRHTNNYKHLGTLGTGNHFIEVCLDEEGAVWLMLHSGSRGVGNAIGTHFIELAQQDMRTHLANLPDRDLAYLKEGTQHYDDYVEAVGWAQKFARMNREVMMQNLVKAVRTVIKKPFETHVEAVNCHHNYVQKERHFGQDVLVTRKGAVSARAGELGIIPGSMGARSYIVRGKGNEESFTSCSHGAGRTMSRSEAKRRFTREDQARATQGVECRKDEGVVDEIPMAYKDIDAVMHAQRDLVEVVHTLKQVVCVKG; from the coding sequence ATGATCGACTCGGACTACGACACCATGGACGTGAAGGGCGGCCGCCCCGTCAAGATGTGGACGCACGGCGTGCCGGTGGAGCCAGAGGCAAAGGAGCAGCTGGCGAACACGGCGAAGATGCCCTTTATTTACAAGCACATCGCCGTCATGCCCGATGTCCACCTGGGCAAGGGCTCGACGATCGGCAGCGTCATCCCCACGCTGGGCGCGGTCATTCCCGCCGCCGTGGGCGTCGACATCGGCTGCGGCATGATGGCTGCCAAGACCACGCTGGCCGCCAGTGACCTGCCGGACAACCTGGGCCCGCTGCGCAGTGCGATCGAAAAGGCGATTCCCCACGGCTTGTCGCCGAAGACGCGCGGCTTCAAGGGCCGCGACCAGGGCTCGTGGCAGGACCCGCCCTCCGCGGTGGATGCAGCATGGATGCAGTTGAAGGATGAGTTCGACGTTATCTGCGCCAAGACGCCCAAGCTGCGGCACACCAACAACTACAAGCACCTGGGCACGCTCGGTACCGGTAACCACTTCATTGAGGTCTGCCTCGACGAGGAGGGCGCCGTCTGGCTGATGCTGCACTCCGGTTCGCGCGGCGTAGGCAATGCGATCGGCACGCATTTCATCGAACTGGCGCAGCAGGATATGCGCACCCACCTGGCCAACCTGCCCGATCGCGACCTGGCCTATCTGAAGGAAGGCACGCAGCATTACGACGACTACGTGGAAGCCGTGGGGTGGGCGCAGAAGTTTGCCCGCATGAACCGCGAGGTGATGATGCAGAACCTGGTCAAGGCTGTTCGCACTGTGATCAAAAAGCCGTTCGAGACGCACGTGGAAGCCGTCAATTGCCATCACAACTATGTGCAGAAGGAACGGCACTTCGGCCAGGACGTGCTGGTGACGCGCAAGGGCGCGGTATCGGCCAGGGCCGGCGAACTGGGAATCATCCCCGGGTCGATGGGGGCGCGCAGCTACATCGTGCGCGGCAAGGGCAACGAAGAAAGCTTTACCAGTTGCAGCCACGGGGCTGGCCGTACGATGAGCCGCAGCGAGGCAAAGCGGCGTTTCACGCGCGAAGACCAGGCGCGCGCCACACAGGGTGTCGAGTGCCGCAAGGATGAAGGCGTGGTGGATGAGATCCCGATGGCCTACAAGGATATCGACGCCGTGATGCACGCGCAGCGCGACCTGGTCGAGGTGGTGCATACGTTGAAGCAGGTTGTCTGTGTAAAAGGCTGA
- the rtcA gene encoding RNA 3'-terminal phosphate cyclase yields the protein MIELDGGAGEGGGQILRSSLTLSMITGQPFRIRNIRANRPKPGLMRQHLMAVRSAATICDAEVTHAEVGSTELAFTPRCIKGGVYEFAIGTAGSATLVLQTLIPALLHADVPSVVKVSGGTHNPKAPPAHFIEHAYARMLREMGAQVDFELKRFGFYPNGGGEVCAAIWPCTQLRQLHLPERGTLREGRAEAYVAALPLSVAQRELESIGKALHWRDDQLFSHPLANDQGPGNAVLIILESEHVTEVFSSVGEKRRRAEDVAGDAALEAKRYLVSGAAVGEHLGDQLMLPLALAGGGSYTVDHVSQHAITNAEVIAQFLPVHVTFEAAEGYSLCTIAARKPR from the coding sequence ATGATCGAGCTCGATGGAGGGGCGGGGGAAGGCGGAGGCCAGATCCTGCGGTCGTCGCTGACGCTGTCGATGATCACCGGGCAGCCGTTCAGGATCCGCAATATCCGCGCGAACCGGCCAAAGCCCGGATTGATGCGGCAGCACCTGATGGCGGTGCGCTCCGCCGCCACGATATGCGATGCGGAAGTCACCCACGCTGAAGTCGGCTCCACCGAGCTGGCGTTCACGCCTCGCTGCATCAAGGGAGGCGTCTATGAATTCGCCATCGGCACCGCGGGCAGTGCGACGCTGGTATTGCAGACGCTGATCCCGGCGCTGCTGCATGCGGACGTGCCATCGGTGGTCAAGGTCAGCGGCGGCACCCACAATCCAAAAGCGCCGCCCGCGCACTTTATCGAACATGCCTATGCGCGCATGTTGCGGGAAATGGGCGCCCAGGTCGACTTCGAATTGAAGCGCTTCGGCTTCTATCCGAATGGTGGCGGGGAAGTGTGTGCGGCCATCTGGCCCTGCACGCAATTGCGTCAATTGCATTTGCCCGAGCGCGGCACATTGCGCGAGGGGCGGGCCGAAGCCTACGTTGCCGCGCTCCCGCTATCGGTTGCGCAGCGCGAACTCGAAAGCATCGGCAAGGCGCTGCACTGGCGCGACGACCAGTTGTTCTCGCATCCGCTGGCCAACGATCAGGGGCCGGGCAACGCCGTATTGATCATCCTGGAAAGCGAGCACGTGACGGAAGTGTTTTCATCGGTGGGCGAGAAGCGCCGCCGTGCCGAGGATGTGGCTGGCGACGCGGCGCTGGAGGCCAAGCGTTACCTGGTGTCCGGTGCAGCTGTGGGGGAGCACCTGGGCGACCAGCTGATGCTGCCGCTCGCACTGGCCGGTGGCGGCAGTTATACGGTCGATCATGTGTCGCAGCATGCGATCACCAACGCGGAAGTCATTGCGCAATTCCTGCCTGTGCACGTGACGTTCGAAGCGGCGGAAGGCTACAGCCTGTGCACGATCGCTGCCCGGAAACCACGCTGA
- a CDS encoding TonB-dependent receptor family protein, protein MRKPSLLKITATLCAAYSACATAAEPLADVVVITASRIEHASFELPAAIDVIDAARIRDAQLRVNASESLVAIPGLVVQNRQNYAQDLQISSRGFGARSAFGVRGVRLIADGIPATMPDGQGQAATFNLDRAQRIEVLRGPFSALYGNHSGGVIQLFTEEGRDPASVEMSMMAGSDGQRKIDLSTQGRAGQIGYVVDVSRFDTDGYRDHSAARRDQQFAKLTVAPDSRSKLTLVASSLRQKDTEDPLGVQWATYERDPRAGEIDPTDTASPKRTYAERYDTRKSIDHNQAGASYDVYFGENRLHLMAYGGNREVVQYQSFSRGFQAPATHSGGVIDFDRDFYGAAINWTDVRRFDQGVLRTTIGLDYDRSTDDRKGYENFAGAQFGVKGALRREEEDVVSNVDPYVQTEWQSGPWRLTAGVRHSQIKVEVDDRYLSNGNDSGDLTFTRTTPVLGALYKVTPDLNVYVSAARGFETPTLNELFYSGTADGFNYNLRPARSTHVEAGTKIRLAENARVDVALFEVRTRDEVVVDASSGGRTSYRNASKTLRQGIEVSVDASWAGGFAARAALTNLRAVYDQAFGSVAEGSRLPGVARTTAYGELAWKDDGGRYGAALEALANGKVYAEDTNREKAAPGYGLLNLRFTAMQPIGGWRLKEFIRLNNLLDKGYVGSVIVGDTNKRYYEAAPGRNWQAGFSAQYLF, encoded by the coding sequence ATGCGAAAACCTTCCTTATTGAAGATCACCGCCACCTTGTGTGCGGCCTATTCCGCCTGCGCTACCGCGGCCGAACCGCTGGCCGACGTGGTCGTCATTACCGCCAGCCGCATTGAACATGCCAGTTTCGAACTTCCTGCCGCGATCGACGTCATCGACGCCGCCCGGATCCGCGATGCCCAATTGCGTGTCAACGCTTCCGAATCGCTGGTAGCGATACCGGGACTGGTGGTCCAGAACCGTCAGAATTATGCGCAGGATTTGCAGATTTCTTCGCGCGGCTTTGGTGCCCGTTCCGCATTTGGCGTGCGTGGGGTGCGCCTGATTGCTGACGGCATTCCAGCAACCATGCCGGATGGCCAGGGTCAGGCAGCCACCTTCAACCTGGATCGGGCCCAGCGTATCGAAGTACTACGCGGCCCGTTCTCTGCACTGTATGGAAATCACTCGGGTGGCGTCATCCAGCTGTTCACCGAAGAAGGCCGCGATCCCGCATCCGTCGAGATGTCGATGATGGCCGGCAGCGATGGCCAGCGCAAGATCGATCTCAGCACCCAGGGGCGCGCGGGCCAGATCGGCTATGTCGTCGATGTTTCCCGGTTCGATACCGACGGCTATCGCGACCATAGTGCCGCGCGCCGCGACCAGCAATTCGCCAAGCTGACCGTTGCGCCGGATTCCCGCAGCAAGCTGACACTGGTCGCCAGCAGCCTGCGCCAGAAGGATACGGAAGATCCGCTCGGCGTGCAGTGGGCTACCTACGAGCGCGACCCGCGCGCCGGCGAGATCGACCCGACCGATACCGCATCTCCGAAGCGCACCTATGCGGAGCGCTACGACACCCGCAAAAGCATCGACCACAACCAGGCCGGCGCCAGTTACGACGTGTACTTCGGCGAGAACCGCCTGCATCTGATGGCATATGGGGGCAATCGCGAAGTGGTGCAATACCAATCCTTCTCGCGCGGTTTCCAGGCGCCCGCCACGCACTCCGGCGGCGTCATCGACTTCGACCGCGATTTCTACGGCGCGGCCATCAACTGGACCGATGTGCGGCGTTTCGACCAGGGCGTGCTGCGCACCACCATTGGCCTCGATTACGACCGCTCGACGGATGACCGTAAAGGCTATGAGAACTTTGCGGGCGCCCAGTTCGGCGTCAAGGGCGCCCTGCGGCGCGAAGAAGAGGACGTGGTCTCCAACGTCGATCCATACGTGCAGACCGAATGGCAGAGCGGCCCATGGCGGCTGACGGCGGGCGTGCGGCACAGCCAGATAAAAGTGGAGGTGGACGACCGCTACCTTTCGAACGGCAATGACAGCGGCGACCTCACGTTCACGCGCACCACACCTGTGCTGGGCGCGCTGTACAAGGTAACGCCCGACCTCAACGTGTATGTCAGCGCCGCGCGCGGTTTTGAAACGCCAACGCTGAATGAATTGTTCTACTCCGGCACAGCCGACGGCTTCAACTACAACCTGCGCCCCGCGCGCAGCACGCACGTGGAAGCCGGCACGAAAATCCGGCTGGCCGAAAACGCACGCGTGGATGTAGCACTGTTCGAAGTCCGCACGCGCGACGAGGTGGTGGTGGATGCTTCCAGCGGCGGCCGGACGAGCTACCGCAACGCCAGCAAGACACTGCGCCAGGGGATCGAAGTATCGGTCGATGCATCCTGGGCCGGCGGGTTCGCGGCCCGTGCCGCACTCACCAACTTGCGCGCGGTCTACGACCAGGCGTTCGGCAGTGTCGCCGAAGGCAGCCGCCTGCCGGGCGTCGCACGCACCACGGCTTATGGCGAGCTGGCCTGGAAGGATGACGGCGGCCGCTATGGCGCGGCGCTCGAAGCACTCGCCAATGGCAAGGTCTATGCCGAAGACACGAACCGGGAAAAAGCGGCACCGGGCTATGGCTTGCTCAACCTGCGCTTCACGGCCATGCAACCGATCGGCGGCTGGCGTTTGAAGGAGTTCATCCGCCTGAACAACCTGCTCGACAAGGGCTATGTCGGTTCAGTGATCGTCGGGGACACGAACAAGCGCTATTACGAGGCGGCGCCTGGTCGCAATTGGCAGGCCGGCTTCAGCGCCCAGTATTTGTTCTAA